GCCACCACCGTCACCCAACCCACCGCCACCGGCATGATCATGCTTGCGCACACCGCCAACGATATGGCCGAAAATGTGCTGTTGAAAATGCTGCGCGCCGAGCCCCAAACCATGCACAGCCACACCGCAATTGGGGAACTTGCCATTGTCCGACCCCTGTTGCGCATCGATCGGCCCACCCTGCTGGCGGCCGCCCGCGAACTAGGAATAGACCAATTCGTCTTTCACGATCCCATGAATGACGACCCCCACTATCGACGCGTCGCCATGCGCAACACCGTTTTGCCGATGCTGGCTGAAATCCATGGCGGCGACGTCATTGCACCACTAGCCGACTATGCCGATCAGCAAGCCCGTGAACAAGACTTTCTGCACGAACTTACCGTTGAACGGCTCGCAAACTATCAGCCCACCGCCACCACCCTGACCACCGCAATCGGTGCCGAACACAAAGTTCTGCAAGAACGCATGGTGCGCCTGTGGCTGCGTCCCACCCAGCCCCGAGTGAACACTGCTGCACTCAACGCAATCCTGGCGCAGGTAAACAACTGGAAAGGACAAGGCCCGGTCGCCATCGGTACCCGCCCCGACGGGGTACGATTGCAGGTAGCCCGCACAGCG
The Corynebacterium choanae DNA segment above includes these coding regions:
- a CDS encoding ATP-binding protein, producing MSRHPQPLPLPTPATPPAEPSYFGRIRCTPARLYPPEPSRQFLRVRNAVAHLLNTVPSPAEHRQQPINVGFSGGIDSLLLVVALRTLGHPVHAIIIDHQIQPGHEHFSGQAAHIATQLGCTTTVATVTVDTTSSNGLEAAAREARYAAFRYLTSTIEYRPGQRTVVTAPPGHRPTELAIVATTVTQPTATGMIMLAHTANDMAENVLLKMLRAEPQTMHSHTAIGELAIVRPLLRIDRPTLLAAARELGIDQFVFHDPMNDDPHYRRVAMRNTVLPMLAEIHGGDVIAPLADYADQQAREQDFLHELTVERLANYQPTATTLTTAIGAEHKVLQERMVRLWLRPTQPRVNTAALNAILAQVNNWKGQGPVAIGTRPDGVRLQVARTASTLVIQPVDAPPATPPTPHPGRSQ